The proteins below come from a single Microtus pennsylvanicus isolate mMicPen1 chromosome 13, mMicPen1.hap1, whole genome shotgun sequence genomic window:
- the Fndc10 gene encoding fibronectin type III domain-containing protein 10, translated as MRAPPLLLLLATCAPPSGAAVVPTPPGWEPASDAPWCPYKVLSEGPEAGGGRLCFRSPARGFRCQAPGCVTLVSAGGSLRAHVLRNRSVLLQWRLAPAEARRVRVFALNCSWRGTYTRFPCDRVLLGASCRDYLLPDVHDSVRYRLCLQPLPLRAELAATQPELAECVEFTAEPAAMQEIVVAMTAVGGSICVMLVVICLLVAYITENLMHPTFRRPSLRRQS; from the coding sequence ATGCGCGCTCCGccgctgctgttgctgctggccACCTGCGCGCCGCCCTCCGGCGCCGCTGTGGTCCCGACGCCGCCGGGCTGGGAGCCGGCTTCCGACGCTCCCTGGTGCCCCTACAAGGTGCTGTCCGAGGGCCCCGAGGCGGGCGGTGGGCGCCTATGCTTTCGCAGCCCCGCTCGGGGCTTCCGCTGCCAGGCGCCGGGCTGCGTGACGCTGGTCTCGGCGGGTGGTTCTCTGCGCGCCCACGTCCTGCGCAACCGCAGCGTGTTGCTGCAGTGGCGACTGGCTCCGGCCGAGGCGCGCCGCGTGCGAGTCTTCGCGCTGAACTGCTCGTGGCGTGGCACCTACACACGCTTCCCGTGCGATCGCGTGCTGTTGGGTGCCTCCTGCCGCGACTACCTGCTGCCCGACGTGCACGACAGCGTGCGCTACCGCTTGTGCCTGCAGCCGCTGCCGCTGCGCGCCGAGCTCGCCGCCACCCAGCCAGAGCTCGCCGAGTGCGTGGAGTTCACCGCCGAACCGGCAGCTATGCAGGAGATCGTGGTGGCCATGACGGCGGTGGGCGGCTCCATCTGTGTCATGCTGGTGGTCATCTGCCTGCTGGTGGCCTACATCACCGAGAACCTCATGCACCCGACCTTCCGGCGACCCAGTCTGCGCAGGCAGTCCTGA